The following are encoded in a window of Pangasianodon hypophthalmus isolate fPanHyp1 chromosome 14, fPanHyp1.pri, whole genome shotgun sequence genomic DNA:
- the aire gene encoding autoimmune regulator: protein MTQVEPFGESELRSQLRASRTEIAMAVHDPFPLLYGLADHDIISDRLLGETLERKKKDGIHKAVYSLLTWLLEQDSSVLQAFWSNLSKEYNQESYPKLQNLFTNLPKGLRLGSRPVRSPRPEVQSRPHPSKKRGIGEKQLALRPQNYGKKALHIRSGGKGKPLRKTDSASLSQVSVSNGVQSVSTSVQRAVTLSAGELPVEEILIQQVIESGGAKKCIKVGGEFYSSSTLEETPSGHMTQTGQGHSHQQGETHTQVMDVERNDDECAVCKDGGELICCDGCPRAFHLTCLVPPLTSIPSGSWRCRLCNGSRAMAEKTYVSLQSPPPPPPPPPSHPPLTESSSNSMVDFSFFSSTSLSTLTSSTSTQPAAFQNPDSELVGIRKWCGICHLSRGELVVCPECLQSFHTHCNFPNGRARCRTCSRSWVSTETEAASRAVQVAQCCTDQGSVHSEQQILNKDELDSYVGETSIDGILQWAFHNISRPLSESQGYFQ, encoded by the exons ATGACCCAAGTGGAGCCTTTTGGAGAGTCTGAGCTTCGATCTCAGCTCAGAGCATCCAGAACAGAAATCGCAATGGCCGTCCATGACCCTTTCCCACTGCTGTATGGCTTGGCAGATCATGACATCATCTCCGACCGACTCCTCGGG GAAACtctggagagaaagaaaaaagatgggATCCATAAGGCGGTGTATTCCCTCCTAACATGGCTGCTGGAGCAGGACTCCTCTGTCCTTCAGGCCTTCTGGAGCAATCTGTCCAAAGAGTACAATCAGGAGAGTTACCCTAAACTGCAAAACCTCTTCACTAATTTACCTAAAG GTCTGAGGTTGGGAAGCAGGCCTGTTAGAAGTCCTAGACCTGAGGTACAGAGTCGTCCTCATCCCAGCAAGAAGAGGGGAATCGGAGAGAAACAACTGGCACTTCGACCTCAGAATTATGGCAAGAAAGCTCTGCACATCCGCTCAG GAGGCAAAGGCAAGCCCCTGAGGAAGACAGACAGCGcgtctctctctcaggtttcAGTAAGCAACG gtgTGCAGTCGGTGTCCACGTCAGTCCAGCGTGCTGTCACTCTGTCTGCTGGAGAACTTCCTGTGGAGGAGATTCTCATCCAACAAGTCATCGAGAGTG GAGGAGCCAAGAAGTGCATCAAGGTCGGGggagagttttattcctcctctACGCTGGAGGAGACGCCGAGTGGTCACATGACCCAGACGGGACAAGGTCACAGTCACCAGCAGGGGGAGACACACACCCAAGTGATGGAT gtggagCGTAACGATGatgagtgtgcagtgtgtaagGATGGTGGTGAGCTGATTTGCTGTGACGGATGTCCTCGAGCCTTTCACCTCACCTGCCTGGTGCCTCCACTCACCTCCATACCCAG cgGTTCGTGGCGCTGTAGGTTGTGTAACGGCAGCAGAGCGATGGCTGAGAAGACGTACGTGTCTCTGCAG TctcctccgcctcctcctcctcctcctccttctcatcctcCTCTAACGGAGAGCAGCTCCAACTCCATGGTGgatttctccttcttctcttccACCTCGCTGTCCACGCTCACCAGCAGCACGAGCACACAGCCTGCAGCATTCCAG AACCCGGACTCGGAGCTGGTGGGCATCAGGAAGTGGTGTGGGATTTGCCACCTGAGCCGCGGAGAGCTGGTCGTCTGCCCTGAGTGTCTGCAGAGcttccacacacactgcaacttCCCCAA TGGGAGAGCGAGATGCAGGACGTGTTCAAGATCTTGGGTGTCAACAGAGACGGAGGCAGCATCCAGAGCtgtgcag GTGGCTCAGTGTTGTACGGATCAGGGATCAGTTCACTCTGAACAGCAGATCCTTAACAAAGATGAGCTGGACTCCTATGTGGGGGAG ACTTCCATCGATGGGATCCTGCAGTGGGCTTTTCACAACATTTCCCGGCCCCTCTCTGAGTCTCAGGGCTACTTCCAGTGA